The genomic window GGTACCGGTGGCAGCGACTCGGTCGTGCGGACGACTGCGACGCCGGGAAAATATCCGACGACGATCTCGCCGTCCGCCAGAACCGATGTCGTGGACAGGAACTCGTCACCGAGCGGGAACATCTCGAGGCCGTGGTGCAGGCTGGTGGCCAGCCCGTGTGCGCCGTCGCGGTCGTTCTCGGCGTCCCGTAGTACGGCAACGGGATCGTCGACGTCGACGTACCAGAGTGTGGAAGCGTTGACTCCCGCCACCGGTGTCAGCCGCGCCCGTTGCTCCGAACGCCCAGCAGGACGTCGTCCCACGACGGCAGGGCCGGCTTGCCGCGCTTGTCCTTGCCCGGGCTGGTCTGCGGGGCGACCCGGGGTTCGGCGCCGCCGTCCGGCGTCACGATCTCGGCCACGTCACCGGCGATGTCGTCGAACTCGTTGTCCGCCAGCATGATCGACGCGTCGTCGGTGCTGTCCTGATCGGACTCCACATCGGCCGGACCGTACACGCCCTCACTGGGAACCGGGGTCAGGCTGCGCAGCGGCCGCCCGAAATCCGGATCGACGAGCTGCGTCGCAGTGTCGTCGAGTGCCGTGACGATGCCGCCGTGCGCATCCGGCTGGAACCGCCAGTGCGCCGCGTTGGTGGTGCACCCGGCCTGCCACTGCAGCTGCGCGACCCAGCACCCTTCCTCGTCCTTCCACGCGTCCCACGTCGCGACGTCGAGATCGTGGCCACGGGTGCGGAACGCGAGAGCGACGATCTCGGCGAGCGTCATGACCGCCGGGCCGTCCGGACGCACCGGGTGGCCGGCCTGCGCCATCTCTGCGGCGCGGGACCGTTCGAGCAGCACCGGGTACGCGAAGCGTTCCACCTTGGGCCGGGGGACACCCGCCTCCTCGGCGACCTGGTCGACGGAGGCGCCGCCGCGGATCCGGGCCTGGATCTCCTTGGGGCGCATCTGGCAGTCGGTCTCGATCTCGATCTGGCCGAGCCGGGCGATGTCGCCGCGGGCCGCGGCCCGCAGTCGATCGTCGGCGGGGATGCGGAATTTCTCCCCGGAATCCGGGTCCGAACACACCACGTGCGCGCCGCCTGGTTCGAGACCGATCACTCGCAGCTCTCGCACGTTCGTCCTCCTGATCGCGTCGACTCGCGATTGCACGAACTCGACTGTAATTCATCCGTGACAGGCACGCCGGGAAAGACACGCGAGCCGTATATCACCGAAGGGGCGGGGGCGCGTGTGCGCCGCCCGCCCCTTCTCGGGAACGAACTATCCGAGCTGGGAGACGACCCAGTCGATGCTCTTGGTGAGCTGCGAGACGTCCTCGGGATCGATCGCCGGGAACATGCCGATGCGCAGCTGGTTACGGCCCAGCTTGCGGTACGGCTCGGTGTCGACGATGCCGTTGGCGCGCAGGATCTTCGCGACCTCGGCCGCGTCGACCGAGTCGGCGAAGTCGATCGTGCCGACGACCTGCGAGCGGTTGGCCGGATCGGCGACGAACGGCGTCGCGTACTCGGAGGCCTCGGCCCACGAGTACAGGCGATCCGACGAATCCTTGGTGCGCGCGGTGGTCCAGTCCAGGCCGCCGTTGGAGTTCATCCACGCGATCTGGTTCTCGAACATCAGCAGCGTCGCGAGCGCCGGGGTGTTGTACGTCTGATCCTTGGTGGAGTTGTCGACCGCGATCGGCAGCGACAGGAACTCCGGGGTCCAGCGGCCCGACGCCTTGATCTCGGCGACGCGCTCGAGCGCCGCCGGGCTCATCAGCGCGATCCACAGGCCACCGTCGGCGGCGAAGCACTTCTGCGGCGCGAAGTAGTAGACGTCGGCGTCGGCGACGTCGACCGGCAGGCCGCCGGCGCCCGAGGTGGCGTCGATCGCGATGAGCGCGTTCTCCGAGCCCGCCGGGCGCGACACCGGCACGGCCACACCGGTCGAGGTCTCGTTGTGGGCCCAGCCGATGAGGTCGACAGAACCGTCGGCGACGATCGCCGGCGCGGTGCCCGGATCGGACGACACGACGATCGGATCGCCGATGAACGGGTTGCCCTTGGCGACCGACGCGAACTTCGACGAGAACTCGCCGTACGTGAAGTGCTGCGAGCGCTCACGGATCAGACCGAAGGCGGCCGCGTCCCAGAACGCGGTGGAGCCGCCGTTGCCGAGGACGACCTCGTAGCCCTCGGGCAGCGAGAACAGGTCGCGCAGACCCGAACGGACCCGTCCGACGACGTCCTTGACGGGCTTCTGCCGGTGGCTGGTGCCGAACACCGACGCACCGACGTCGACCAGGGACTGCAGCTGCTCGGGGCGAACCTTCGACGGTCCGCAACCGAAGCGGCCGTCGACGGGCTTGAGGTCGGCGGGGATGATCGGGGTGCTCATCGGTGCGAGTTGTCCTTCTCCGTTGTGGTGGTGGCGCAGCCGGTCTAGCTGTGCGAGATCTGATCCCAGCCCTCGACGGTGTCGGGGGTGCGGGGTGCCGGGCCGGTGTAGATGGCGGCGGGGCGGACGAGCTTGCCCAGGCGCTTCTGCTCCAGGATGTGCGCGCACCAGCCGGCGGTGCGTCCGCACGTGAACATGGCGGGCATCATGTGGGCCGGGACCTCGGCGAAGTCGAGGATCACCGCCGCCCAGAATTCGACGTTGGTCTCGATCGCGCGGTCGGGTCGACGTTCGCGCAGTTCGGCGAGCGCGGCCTGCTCCAGCGCGGCGGCCACCTCGTAGCGGGGTGCGTCCAGGCGCTTGGCGGTATCCCGCAGCACCCGGGCGCGGGGGTCCTCGGCCCGGTACACCCGGTGACCGAAGCCCATCAGCTTCTCCTTGCGGTCGAGGATGCCCTTGACCAGTGCGCGGGCGTCACCGGTGCGCTCGGTCTCCTCGATCATCGGCAGCACGCGGGCCGGGGCGCCGCCGTGCAGCGGGCCCGACATCGCGCCGATCGCACCGGACAGCGATGCGGCCACGTCGGCGCCGGTGGAGGCGATGACACGGGCGGTGAAGGTGGAGGCGTTCATGCCGTGCTCGGCGGCCGAGACCCAGTACGCGTCGATGGCCTCGGTGTGCCGCGGATCCGGATCGCCCTTCCATCGCGTCATGAAACGTGCTGTGACGGTGGGGCATTCGTCGATGATCTTCTGCGGAACGGCCGGCTGGTAGATGCCGCGGGCCGACTGCGCGACGTACGACAGCGCCATCACCGAGGCGCGGGCGAGGTTCTCGCGAGCCGTCTCGTCGTCGATGTCGAGCAGTGGCTGGTAGCCCCAGATCGGGGCCAGCATCGCGAGACCGGCCTGCACGTCGACCCGGACGTCACCGGTGTGGATGGGCAGCGGAAACGGCTCGGCAGGGGGCAGGCCCTGGCCGAACTTGCCGTCGACCAGCAACGCCCACACGTTGCCGAACGTGACGCGGCGGCCGACGAGATCCTCGATGTCGACGCCGCGGTACCGCAGTGAGCCGCCGTCCTTGTCGGGTTCGGCGATGTCGCTGGTGAAGGCCACGACGCCCTCGAGGCCGCTGACGAAATCCTCGGGTACTACAGCGCTGGGTGCCATTGCTCCTGGACTCTCCTCATCCGAGTGCTGCCCGTCGGAGCCGCACTACCTTGCACTGACTGGGGTCTTCGACTGCTCGGTCCTCACCGAAACTCTAGCCGGTCGGACCGCCGGTCCGGTCGCCGCGTACCGGTAGCGTCTGCTGCTGTGTCGTCAGAATCGCAGCCGTCGGACTCGCCGCGACGAGGCTCCAGGAAATCCGATCTCTCCGCCATGCGGGTGAGCTACGGAGAGATCGGGCCGCAGCGTCCCGTCGTGGAACCGGACCTCGAGCCGTCGTGGCTGGACGAGGGATGGGCGGCGCTGGCGCGGCGGTGGGTGGAGGAGGCCGTCGACGCCGGGCTGCCGGAACCGAACGCAATGGTGCTCGGCACCGTCGACACCGATGGGCATCCGCGGACCCGGACCGTCCTGTGCAAGGCGCTCGACGCCGACGGCGTGCAGTTCTTCACCAACTACGACTCCGACAAGGGCCGGCAGCTCGCGGCCGTCCCGTACGCGTCGGCGACGTTCACGTGGGTGCCGCTGGCCCACCAGATGACGGTGCGCGGCCCTGTGCAGAAGACCGGCGAGGACGTCACCACGGAGTACTGGAACAGCCGCCCGC from Prescottella sp. R16 includes these protein-coding regions:
- a CDS encoding citrate synthase 2 codes for the protein MAPSAVVPEDFVSGLEGVVAFTSDIAEPDKDGGSLRYRGVDIEDLVGRRVTFGNVWALLVDGKFGQGLPPAEPFPLPIHTGDVRVDVQAGLAMLAPIWGYQPLLDIDDETARENLARASVMALSYVAQSARGIYQPAVPQKIIDECPTVTARFMTRWKGDPDPRHTEAIDAYWVSAAEHGMNASTFTARVIASTGADVAASLSGAIGAMSGPLHGGAPARVLPMIEETERTGDARALVKGILDRKEKLMGFGHRVYRAEDPRARVLRDTAKRLDAPRYEVAAALEQAALAELRERRPDRAIETNVEFWAAVILDFAEVPAHMMPAMFTCGRTAGWCAHILEQKRLGKLVRPAAIYTGPAPRTPDTVEGWDQISHS
- the sepH gene encoding septation protein SepH translates to MRELRVIGLEPGGAHVVCSDPDSGEKFRIPADDRLRAAARGDIARLGQIEIETDCQMRPKEIQARIRGGASVDQVAEEAGVPRPKVERFAYPVLLERSRAAEMAQAGHPVRPDGPAVMTLAEIVALAFRTRGHDLDVATWDAWKDEEGCWVAQLQWQAGCTTNAAHWRFQPDAHGGIVTALDDTATQLVDPDFGRPLRSLTPVPSEGVYGPADVESDQDSTDDASIMLADNEFDDIAGDVAEIVTPDGGAEPRVAPQTSPGKDKRGKPALPSWDDVLLGVRSNGRG
- the pdxH gene encoding pyridoxamine 5'-phosphate oxidase; protein product: MRVSYGEIGPQRPVVEPDLEPSWLDEGWAALARRWVEEAVDAGLPEPNAMVLGTVDTDGHPRTRTVLCKALDADGVQFFTNYDSDKGRQLAAVPYASATFTWVPLAHQMTVRGPVQKTGEDVTTEYWNSRPRGSRLGAWASDQSRPIASRADLDARLVETGARFPVDTDIPVPEHWGGYRIRPEAVEFWQGRPNRMHNRIRARLVDGAWIVERLQP
- the serC gene encoding phosphoserine transaminase; amino-acid sequence: MSTPIIPADLKPVDGRFGCGPSKVRPEQLQSLVDVGASVFGTSHRQKPVKDVVGRVRSGLRDLFSLPEGYEVVLGNGGSTAFWDAAAFGLIRERSQHFTYGEFSSKFASVAKGNPFIGDPIVVSSDPGTAPAIVADGSVDLIGWAHNETSTGVAVPVSRPAGSENALIAIDATSGAGGLPVDVADADVYYFAPQKCFAADGGLWIALMSPAALERVAEIKASGRWTPEFLSLPIAVDNSTKDQTYNTPALATLLMFENQIAWMNSNGGLDWTTARTKDSSDRLYSWAEASEYATPFVADPANRSQVVGTIDFADSVDAAEVAKILRANGIVDTEPYRKLGRNQLRIGMFPAIDPEDVSQLTKSIDWVVSQLG